In one window of Patescibacteria group bacterium DNA:
- a CDS encoding nucleotide pyrophosphohydrolase yields the protein MSDIRKIIEKINRFRDERDWMQFHDPKNMAASITIEAAELLEHFQWKSKEEVKQYIKDNKEEVAEEIADVLIYLFELADNLGLDVKEIMDKKIDKNSKKYPVNKAIGIHTKYDKL from the coding sequence AGGAAAATAATAGAAAAAATTAATAGATTTCGTGATGAACGTGATTGGATGCAATTTCATGATCCTAAAAATATGGCCGCATCTATCACTATTGAAGCAGCTGAACTTTTAGAACATTTTCAATGGAAGTCTAAAGAGGAAGTTAAACAATACATAAAAGATAATAAAGAGGAGGTTGCAGAAGAAATAGCAGACGTGCTTATTTATCTTTTTGAGCTTGCTGATAATTTAGGATTAGATGTGAAAGAAATTATGGATAAAAAAATAGATAAAAATTCTAAAAAATATCCTGTTAATAAAGCAATTGGCATTCATACTAAATATGATAAATTATAG